From Bradyrhizobium symbiodeficiens, the proteins below share one genomic window:
- a CDS encoding ParA family protein, with product MHTIVLATQKGGSGKSTLAIGLALAAKQAGFTVRLIETDPQGTLSNWLRRRNNDDVVVEPIYHAADIEPRLKMLADSGLQLAIVDTAAGLSAATTAAIRHSDLCLIPARPSVADIEATISTLSVARAWKRPYSFVLNQTPIRGQRIDNAANTLGEEAALDLSDVLARPLIVMRNDHQDSLASGLAVSEFAPNGKSADEIRSLWRWIETRLDLEATTNVLIDQVISAADSMLHIAAEQAADETTTLTS from the coding sequence ATGCACACGATCGTACTGGCCACCCAAAAGGGTGGCAGCGGCAAGAGCACGCTCGCCATCGGCCTCGCGCTGGCGGCCAAGCAGGCCGGCTTCACCGTCCGCCTGATCGAAACCGACCCGCAGGGCACCCTGTCCAACTGGCTGCGCCGCCGCAACAACGACGACGTCGTCGTCGAGCCGATCTATCATGCCGCCGATATCGAGCCGCGCCTGAAAATGCTGGCTGACAGCGGCCTGCAGCTTGCGATCGTCGACACCGCCGCCGGCCTCAGCGCCGCGACCACCGCTGCGATCCGCCATTCCGATCTCTGCCTGATCCCAGCCCGCCCCAGCGTTGCCGACATCGAGGCGACAATCTCAACGCTCAGCGTCGCGCGCGCCTGGAAGCGGCCCTACAGCTTCGTGCTCAACCAGACGCCGATCCGCGGCCAGCGCATCGACAATGCCGCCAACACCCTCGGCGAGGAAGCCGCGCTCGATCTTTCGGACGTGCTGGCGCGCCCGCTGATCGTGATGCGCAACGACCACCAGGATTCGCTCGCGAGCGGCCTCGCGGTGAGCGAATTCGCGCCGAACGGCAAGTCGGCGGACGAGATCCGCAGCCTCTGGCGCTGGATCGAAACCCGGCTCGATCTCGAAGCCACCACCAATGTGCTGATCGACCAGGTCATCTCGGCCGCAGACAGCATGCTGCATATCGCCGCCGAGCAGGCGGCGGACGAGACCACGACACTGACGTCCTGA
- the mutM gene encoding bifunctional DNA-formamidopyrimidine glycosylase/DNA-(apurinic or apyrimidinic site) lyase has protein sequence MPELPEVETVRRGLQPVMEGAKILVAEARRPDLRFPFQPDFVARLQGQVVTGLGRRAKYLMADLASGDVLLMHLGMSGSFRVIKPDNEAAPGEFHYPKGKNSTHDHVLFRMSSGADIVFNDPRRFGYMKVIARNALEDEPLLRDLGPEPLGNEFDAAMLARSCEGKTTSLKAALLDQRVVAGLGNIYVCEALHRSHLSPRRIAATLATKGRKGVGGGEPTDHAKRLVSAIHTVLNDAIKAGGSSLRDHRQTSGELGYFQHSFKVYDREGETCKTPGCGGTVKRFTQNGRSTFWCPKCQK, from the coding sequence ATGCCTGAATTGCCCGAAGTCGAGACCGTCCGCCGCGGCCTTCAGCCGGTGATGGAGGGCGCGAAAATCCTGGTCGCGGAGGCCCGCCGGCCGGATCTGCGCTTTCCGTTCCAGCCGGATTTCGTGGCGCGGCTGCAGGGGCAGGTCGTCACGGGGCTCGGCCGCCGTGCAAAATATCTCATGGCCGATCTCGCCTCCGGCGACGTGCTCTTGATGCATCTGGGCATGTCGGGCTCATTCCGCGTCATCAAGCCGGATAACGAGGCCGCGCCCGGCGAGTTTCACTATCCGAAGGGCAAGAATTCCACGCACGACCACGTGCTGTTTCGGATGTCCTCCGGCGCCGACATCGTCTTCAACGATCCGCGGCGCTTCGGTTACATGAAAGTGATCGCACGCAACGCGCTCGAAGATGAGCCGCTGCTGCGCGACCTCGGTCCCGAGCCGCTCGGCAACGAATTCGACGCCGCGATGCTGGCGCGCTCCTGCGAAGGCAAGACCACGAGCCTGAAGGCCGCGCTGCTCGACCAGCGCGTGGTCGCCGGGCTCGGCAACATCTATGTCTGCGAAGCCCTGCATCGCTCGCATCTGTCGCCGCGCCGGATCGCCGCGACGCTCGCGACCAAGGGTCGCAAGGGTGTTGGCGGCGGCGAGCCGACCGATCATGCGAAGCGGCTGGTGAGTGCGATCCACACCGTGCTGAACGACGCCATCAAGGCCGGTGGCTCGTCCTTGCGCGACCATCGCCAGACCTCGGGTGAGCTCGGCTATTTCCAGCATTCGTTCAAGGTCTACGACCGCGAGGGCGAGACCTGCAAGACGCCGGGGTGCGGCGGCACCGTCAAGCGGTTCACGCAGAATGGCCGATCGACGTTCTGGTGTCCGAAATGTCAGAAGTGA
- the ubiE gene encoding bifunctional demethylmenaquinone methyltransferase/2-methoxy-6-polyprenyl-1,4-benzoquinol methylase UbiE: MDRPGETTHFGFRDVPLGDKQTLVNDVFHSVASRYDLMNDLMSGGLHRVWKDIMITALDPPRGDRPFALLDVAGGTGDISFRAAKAAGAGFHATVCDINTDMLAVGRERAAKRHLETRVDFVEGNAEALAFADRSFDAYTIAFGIRNVPRIDLALREAHRVLKPGSRFLCLEFSTVEMPGLDRIYDLFSFKVIPPLGRMITGDAESYQYLVESIRKFPKPNAFADMIRDAGFARVSWQTLSGGIVALHSGWRL; the protein is encoded by the coding sequence ATGGATCGGCCGGGCGAAACCACGCATTTCGGCTTCAGGGACGTTCCCCTGGGGGACAAGCAGACGCTGGTGAACGATGTGTTTCACAGCGTGGCGTCGCGCTATGATTTGATGAACGATTTGATGTCCGGTGGCCTGCACCGGGTCTGGAAGGACATCATGATCACGGCGCTCGACCCGCCGAGGGGCGACCGGCCGTTCGCGCTGCTCGACGTGGCCGGTGGCACCGGCGACATTTCGTTCCGCGCCGCCAAGGCCGCAGGCGCGGGCTTCCATGCCACCGTCTGCGACATCAACACCGACATGCTGGCCGTGGGCCGCGAGCGCGCCGCGAAGCGCCATCTCGAAACCCGGGTCGATTTCGTCGAAGGCAACGCCGAGGCGCTCGCCTTTGCCGATCGCAGCTTCGACGCATATACGATCGCTTTCGGCATTCGCAACGTGCCCCGGATTGATCTCGCGCTGCGCGAGGCCCATCGCGTGCTCAAGCCCGGCAGCCGCTTCCTGTGCCTGGAATTCTCCACCGTCGAGATGCCCGGGCTCGACCGGATCTACGACCTGTTCTCGTTCAAGGTGATCCCGCCGCTCGGCCGCATGATCACGGGCGATGCCGAGTCCTACCAATATCTCGTCGAGTCCATCCGCAAGTTTCCGAAACCCAACGCCTTCGCCGACATGATCCGCGACGCCGGCTTCGCCCGCGTCAGCTGGCAGACATTGTCCGGCGGAATCGTCGCACTGCATTCGGGCTGGCGTTTGTGA